The following proteins are co-located in the Gloeocapsa sp. PCC 7428 genome:
- a CDS encoding MFS transporter: MRTFTIIWLGQLVSTIGTYMTEFALIIWAWELTGSATALALVGFFSQLPRIPITLFAGIIVDCFNRKRLMLLGDAIAALSTIAILLLYLTDNLQIWHLYLTSAVNGSFGQIQQLAYSTSIAMIVPQQHYTRASSMGSMVHYGSAIFAPALAGSLYPVVGLLGILLIDLTTFTVAIATLVAVNIPQPSRPDADQQVLETLTFGLRYIWNHRGLRALLVTTAIFWFAHDLGGAIYDPMILARTDGSAQVLGSVAASAGIGGVTGAVIISVWGGSQRRTDGMLLGFIGAGLSKTVFGLGRTTFVWIPAQFCSSLNFPLLSSAETALWMANVAPEKQGRVFAANALVLQIVSAIAIFIAGPLADRVFEPAMSPGGIATILGGIFSSSSGSGMAVLYVITAISLFLVGCGGFAYRELQELEPIKPNRDNHTI, encoded by the coding sequence GTGCGTACCTTTACCATTATTTGGCTTGGTCAACTTGTCTCTACCATCGGCACTTATATGACCGAGTTTGCCCTGATAATTTGGGCTTGGGAACTGACAGGTTCAGCGACAGCTTTGGCACTTGTCGGCTTTTTTTCGCAATTACCACGCATTCCGATTACTCTGTTTGCAGGCATCATTGTCGATTGCTTTAATCGTAAGCGGTTGATGCTCTTAGGAGATGCAATTGCTGCACTTTCTACTATAGCTATCTTGCTACTGTATCTTACTGATAACTTACAAATCTGGCATCTTTACTTAACAAGTGCGGTTAATGGTAGTTTTGGGCAAATTCAGCAGCTTGCCTACTCAACCTCGATTGCAATGATTGTGCCACAACAGCACTATACCCGCGCTAGTAGTATGGGTTCGATGGTACACTATGGTTCTGCGATCTTTGCTCCGGCGTTGGCTGGTAGTCTTTATCCTGTCGTTGGATTGTTAGGTATTCTCTTAATTGACTTAACAACTTTTACTGTTGCGATCGCCACATTGGTTGCTGTTAATATCCCCCAGCCATCGCGTCCTGATGCCGATCAGCAAGTTTTAGAGACTTTAACTTTTGGACTGCGCTATATCTGGAATCACCGAGGTTTACGTGCTTTATTAGTGACAACTGCAATATTTTGGTTTGCGCATGATCTTGGAGGAGCCATTTACGACCCAATGATTCTCGCACGTACCGATGGTAGTGCTCAAGTTTTAGGTAGTGTTGCGGCATCTGCTGGAATTGGAGGCGTCACAGGTGCAGTTATTATCAGTGTTTGGGGTGGTTCTCAGCGGCGTACTGATGGCATGCTGCTAGGATTTATTGGGGCAGGATTGAGTAAAACTGTCTTTGGCTTAGGGCGTACAACATTCGTGTGGATTCCTGCACAATTTTGCTCCTCGTTAAATTTCCCGCTGCTGAGTAGCGCTGAAACGGCACTTTGGATGGCAAACGTGGCTCCAGAGAAGCAAGGACGGGTCTTTGCCGCGAATGCTTTAGTTTTACAAATTGTGTCGGCGATCGCAATTTTTATTGCTGGTCCTTTAGCAGATCGAGTATTTGAACCCGCCATGTCACCTGGAGGGATAGCAACTATCCTGGGTGGTATCTTTAGCAGTAGTTCTGGTTCTGGGATGGCAGTTTTGTATGTTATCACTGCCATCAGTTTATTCCTAGTCGGCTGTGGAGGCTTCGCCTACCGAGAATTACAAGAATTAGAACCTATCAAACCAAATCGCGATAACCATACTATATAG
- a CDS encoding iron-siderophore ABC transporter substrate-binding protein, translating to MIQHAVGETCVPLQPQRVVVLGVPTLGNALALGVKPIGSLVYFDDPPPYLAALIADIEVIGKEEQPNIEKILALQPDLIIGFKHSAEAIYNQLSQVAPTVLDDWEGYPSWRNHFNFVAEVLGKTEEAKQVWANYEQRIQALKKALGNRTQDLEVSFVHICCGTIDIDLQNSFNGSILADVGLGRPPAQASPIAGGITSLSEERLMDIDGDVLFVATDGDESAQKLAQLKQNPLWQKLKAVQQNRVYPVNYPTWRGGNPLAADAVIDDLFKYLVEKS from the coding sequence ATGATTCAGCACGCAGTAGGAGAAACTTGCGTTCCGCTTCAACCTCAACGTGTCGTTGTTTTAGGCGTTCCTACACTGGGTAATGCACTAGCGTTGGGTGTCAAGCCCATTGGTTCACTTGTATACTTTGACGATCCACCGCCGTATCTCGCAGCACTCATCGCAGACATCGAGGTTATCGGTAAAGAAGAACAACCCAATATTGAGAAAATACTAGCGTTGCAACCCGATCTGATTATTGGTTTCAAACATTCTGCTGAAGCAATCTATAACCAACTTTCGCAAGTTGCACCCACTGTTCTAGATGATTGGGAAGGATATCCGTCGTGGAGAAATCACTTTAATTTTGTTGCCGAAGTTCTAGGTAAAACCGAGGAAGCCAAGCAAGTTTGGGCAAATTACGAGCAACGCATTCAAGCTTTAAAAAAAGCATTAGGAAATCGCACTCAAGATCTGGAAGTTTCATTCGTGCATATTTGCTGCGGCACAATCGATATTGATTTACAAAATTCTTTCAATGGCAGCATTCTTGCCGATGTGGGATTGGGTCGTCCACCCGCTCAAGCTTCTCCCATCGCAGGAGGTATTACTTCGCTATCTGAGGAACGGTTGATGGATATTGATGGTGATGTCCTCTTTGTGGCAACAGACGGCGATGAATCTGCGCAAAAATTAGCACAACTCAAACAAAACCCACTATGGCAGAAGTTGAAAGCCGTTCAACAAAATCGAGTGTATCCAGTTAACTATCCAACTTGGAGAGGGGGTAATCCTCTAGCTGCTGATGCAGTTATTGACGATCTGTTCAAGTATTTAGTTGAAAAAAGCTAG
- a CDS encoding TonB-dependent siderophore receptor: MQQPISILIAGIVTALMSQTVQAEVLEQPASKLIRLKEINRPATTVKEWLAQASESPIQVTGVRLNATETGLEVVLETTGQLPSPITSVAGNALIIDISNAVLVSPDGQLQTANPVEGIAFTSIINLPNRVRVTVTGVNAPPTASIQAEEAGIVFSVTPGVAETETVEDDTIQITVTGTQDEGYNPSAATTGTRIEAPLRDVPLTLQAIPRQIIEDRQIVRLTELADNVPGVEPFSGYGGLNSNDYYIRGFNTGESFRNGFRDFTFISPRDTANIEQVEFLRGPASVLYGGGFNLSGAVNTITKRPIADPRYEVNGTIGSYGFYRSAVDLTGPLVDNGSLLYRLNLAYTNADSFRDFNENQSIFVAPVLTWNIGPRTTLTTEFEYQNYDYVFDRGFPPGEVFLQLPRDRFLFEPDVNRAEFDSYYFGYNLEHVLSDRWKVRQGFAGLIVNGETEAAVLGNYSPPFVDEDGRTLQRDAQRSDEQQENFSVQTEVIGEFSTGSINHNLLFGVEYARYRFAYDFFDATLGPIDIFNPVYGARPSAYVPSFFEEYGTRNIGIYLQDLVYLTRNLIVLAGGRLDFNNSFYRDTLNDTTNSERSETSFSPRLGVVYQPTARTALYFNWANAFTPTLFGGITRTGELFEPERGQQFEIGLKQDLSDRLSANLAFYYLTRQNVSTPDPEDPDFSIQTGEQTSRGIELDIRGEILPGWNAIATYALTDAFVSEDNDIPEGDRLAGIPKNTASLWSTYEIQSGDFQGLGFGLGLVYVDEREAQLPNTDVTLPSYFRTDASLFYRRDNWRAAVNFKNLFSVKYYNTQGFFITPQAPFTVLANISVEF; encoded by the coding sequence ATGCAACAGCCGATATCAATTTTGATTGCAGGAATTGTTACTGCACTGATGTCTCAAACGGTACAAGCGGAGGTATTAGAACAACCTGCAAGTAAGCTAATACGTTTGAAAGAGATCAATCGTCCTGCAACTACTGTGAAGGAATGGCTAGCGCAAGCTTCAGAATCGCCCATTCAAGTCACCGGAGTCCGACTAAATGCTACCGAAACTGGGTTAGAGGTGGTTTTAGAAACCACAGGACAACTCCCGTCACCTATAACCTCGGTTGCTGGTAATGCGTTAATTATAGATATTTCAAATGCAGTGCTGGTATCGCCTGATGGTCAACTCCAGACAGCGAATCCAGTAGAAGGAATTGCTTTCACCTCTATTATCAATTTACCAAATCGCGTTCGAGTTACCGTGACTGGGGTAAATGCACCACCAACTGCTAGCATTCAAGCAGAGGAAGCAGGAATTGTCTTCAGCGTGACGCCAGGAGTAGCAGAAACAGAGACGGTTGAAGACGATACGATTCAAATTACCGTCACAGGAACGCAAGACGAAGGATACAATCCCTCAGCCGCAACCACCGGAACGCGAATTGAAGCCCCGCTACGAGATGTACCCCTCACTCTTCAAGCTATTCCACGCCAGATCATCGAAGATCGTCAAATAGTCCGTTTAACTGAACTCGCTGATAATGTTCCTGGTGTAGAACCTTTTTCAGGCTATGGCGGACTCAATTCTAACGATTACTATATCCGAGGATTTAATACTGGCGAAAGCTTTCGCAATGGATTTCGCGATTTCACATTCATCAGCCCGCGCGATACTGCCAATATTGAGCAAGTAGAATTCTTAAGAGGTCCCGCGTCTGTACTTTATGGGGGTGGATTTAACCTCAGTGGCGCTGTTAATACGATTACAAAACGACCCATAGCAGATCCCCGCTACGAAGTCAATGGCACAATCGGTAGCTACGGATTTTATCGCTCAGCTGTTGACTTAACAGGACCGCTTGTCGATAACGGCTCCTTGTTATACCGACTCAACCTTGCTTATACTAATGCGGATAGTTTTCGTGACTTTAACGAGAATCAAAGCATCTTTGTTGCGCCGGTGTTGACGTGGAACATTGGACCGCGAACAACGCTGACAACTGAGTTTGAGTATCAAAATTATGATTACGTGTTTGATCGCGGCTTTCCACCAGGAGAAGTATTTTTGCAATTACCGCGCGATCGCTTTTTGTTTGAACCTGATGTCAATCGAGCAGAGTTTGATTCCTACTACTTTGGCTACAACCTCGAACATGTATTAAGCGATCGCTGGAAAGTTCGCCAAGGATTTGCTGGGCTGATTGTTAACGGAGAAACCGAAGCTGCTGTTCTTGGTAATTACTCTCCACCGTTTGTCGATGAGGATGGTCGGACATTACAACGCGATGCCCAAAGAAGCGATGAACAGCAAGAAAACTTTTCAGTTCAAACCGAAGTTATTGGCGAGTTCAGCACAGGTTCTATCAATCACAATCTACTATTTGGAGTTGAATACGCCCGCTATCGCTTTGCCTACGATTTCTTTGATGCCACACTAGGACCTATCGATATTTTTAATCCAGTTTATGGTGCTAGACCTAGTGCCTATGTTCCTAGCTTTTTTGAAGAATATGGCACGCGAAACATTGGTATTTATCTACAAGATTTAGTGTATCTCACCCGCAACTTGATTGTTCTCGCGGGGGGAAGGCTTGATTTCAATAACTCGTTTTACCGCGACACACTCAACGACACAACTAACAGCGAGCGATCGGAGACATCGTTCTCACCGCGATTGGGAGTTGTTTATCAGCCCACTGCGCGCACAGCACTGTATTTTAATTGGGCAAATGCTTTTACACCAACTCTTTTTGGTGGTATAACTCGTACTGGAGAACTTTTTGAACCTGAACGCGGACAACAATTCGAGATTGGACTCAAACAAGATTTGAGCGATCGCCTTTCGGCTAACTTAGCGTTTTACTATCTTACCCGTCAAAACGTTTCCACTCCTGACCCAGAAGATCCCGACTTCAGTATTCAAACGGGAGAACAAACTAGCCGAGGAATTGAATTAGATATCAGAGGGGAAATCTTACCTGGTTGGAATGCGATCGCAACTTATGCGCTTACTGATGCGTTTGTTAGCGAAGACAACGATATTCCAGAGGGCGATCGCCTTGCTGGAATACCCAAAAACACTGCCAGTTTATGGAGCACTTATGAGATTCAATCGGGTGATTTTCAAGGCTTGGGGTTTGGTCTAGGTTTAGTCTACGTCGATGAACGCGAAGCACAACTGCCAAATACTGATGTTACGTTACCCTCGTATTTCCGCACCGATGCTAGCCTTTTCTACCGCCGTGACAATTGGCGTGCTGCTGTAAATTTCAAAAATCTGTTCAGCGTGAAATATTACAACACGCAAGGCTTTTTCATTACGCCTCAAGCTCCTTTTACCGTATTAGCAAATATTTCTGTAGAGTTTTGA
- a CDS encoding helix-turn-helix transcriptional regulator codes for MKTITEAEYMEQWEASLQKHYLAYNVDGFDRVGKCRHQYSQDYFWELQLRPGLMVEFIQDDYHRSLSKENTHDDSMTVLVSKFYLSGVHQVLTPGIKGVKEDYEEKAGYNYLFFLPNIKEIEISPANQRLQFLRIILELDLFHAFSTDFDILPDELQPLKESNSAPRFHQVVGKITAKMRNTLWEILNCPYHGMTKRMYLESKTLELLVLQLHQWSDDRNSTLTRTLQREDIERLYYAREILSRNLNNPPSLINLARQVGLNDYKLKIGFRQLFGTTVFGYLQACRMEQAKQLLNERSLSVAGVAHAVGYASQSRFCHAFKRQFGMTPSTYRRV; via the coding sequence ATGAAAACGATTACAGAAGCGGAATACATGGAACAGTGGGAAGCAAGCTTGCAAAAGCACTATCTTGCTTACAATGTGGATGGTTTTGACAGAGTTGGCAAGTGTCGGCATCAATATAGCCAAGATTACTTTTGGGAACTTCAGCTACGCCCTGGGCTTATGGTGGAGTTTATTCAAGATGACTATCACCGAAGTTTGAGCAAGGAGAACACTCACGATGACTCGATGACAGTGTTGGTATCGAAGTTTTATCTTTCAGGAGTACATCAAGTACTAACTCCAGGTATCAAAGGCGTCAAAGAAGACTATGAAGAAAAGGCTGGCTACAATTATCTATTTTTTCTACCAAACATCAAGGAAATAGAGATTTCCCCAGCTAACCAACGGCTACAATTTTTGAGGATTATTCTAGAACTTGACCTGTTTCATGCTTTCAGTACCGACTTTGATATTTTGCCGGATGAACTACAGCCATTAAAAGAAAGTAACTCAGCACCGCGTTTTCATCAAGTTGTAGGTAAGATAACCGCTAAAATGCGCAATACGCTTTGGGAAATTCTGAACTGCCCATATCATGGGATGACAAAAAGAATGTATCTTGAAAGCAAAACTTTAGAATTACTCGTTTTACAACTCCATCAATGGAGCGACGATCGCAACTCTACTTTAACTCGCACCCTACAGCGTGAGGACATTGAGCGACTCTACTACGCTAGAGAAATTTTAAGCCGTAATTTAAACAATCCACCATCGTTGATAAACCTAGCTCGCCAAGTGGGATTGAACGATTACAAATTAAAGATAGGTTTTCGGCAACTTTTTGGCACAACAGTGTTTGGTTACTTACAAGCTTGTCGAATGGAGCAAGCGAAACAACTTTTGAATGAACGTAGTTTAAGTGTTGCCGGAGTCGCTCACGCCGTCGGTTATGCTAGCCAGAGTCGATTTTGTCATGCGTTCAAGCGACAATTTGGGATGACTCCTAGTACATATCGTAGAGTCTAG
- a CDS encoding calcium-binding protein, with amino-acid sequence MAIYGTDSNDSLTGTDFADISIFGYAGNDTIHGNGGDDIIDAGTGDDWIYGEDGNDTMLGRDGYDVFYGDNGNDVAWGEAGNDWMWGGAGSDTLIGGTGDDYYVIFNNGDTSDTIIENAEQGKDTVESYITSYTLYANVENLILANHTTTVTSDALIGIGNSLNNTITGNNLNNTLYGYAGNDSLTGWSGYDTLYGGTGNDTLDGSNDHFGQQDKLYGEDGNDTLVATGWHGGDILEGGAGDDTYVIEVYENDYDPPAPVLKEGLYAGIDTVRSYSNWTLGDNFENLILIGTSAINGTGNASDNKITGNSVNNRLEGGHGNDTLDGSAGSDTLVGGFGNDIFIVDNSLDYGTENAGEGTDTYHSTATSFVMDANVENLVMFSGAVSAYGTSTNNTMTGNSASNTLDGAGGNDNLLGKLGNDTLIGGAGNDTLVGDVGADVLTGGSGKDIFYFNTKTQGIDKITDFSVMDDTIQVSKAGFGGGLVAGKAISAAQFVIGSAAADSSDRFIYNRNTGGLFFDADGKGGVSQAQLATLSPNLGLTNADIFVIA; translated from the coding sequence ATGGCAATTTACGGCACAGATAGTAATGATTCCTTAACGGGCACAGACTTTGCTGATATTTCCATCTTTGGCTATGCAGGCAACGACACGATTCATGGCAACGGAGGCGATGACATCATTGATGCGGGTACAGGAGATGACTGGATTTATGGTGAGGATGGCAATGACACGATGCTGGGTCGTGATGGTTATGACGTCTTTTATGGTGATAATGGCAACGATGTTGCTTGGGGTGAAGCAGGTAACGATTGGATGTGGGGTGGAGCAGGTAGCGATACTCTGATCGGTGGAACAGGTGACGATTACTATGTAATTTTTAATAATGGAGATACTAGCGATACAATTATCGAGAATGCGGAGCAAGGTAAGGATACTGTAGAGTCTTACATCACTTCCTACACTTTGTATGCAAATGTAGAAAACTTAATTCTAGCGAATCATACCACCACTGTTACGAGTGATGCGCTTATAGGTATAGGAAATAGTCTAAATAACACTATTACAGGGAATAATCTTAACAATACGCTGTATGGCTATGCTGGCAATGATTCGCTAACAGGTTGGAGTGGCTATGATACCCTCTATGGCGGTACTGGTAATGATACTCTCGATGGCAGTAACGACCATTTCGGGCAGCAAGATAAACTTTATGGCGAGGATGGCAACGACACTCTAGTTGCTACTGGTTGGCACGGTGGCGACATTCTAGAGGGGGGCGCAGGTGATGACACATACGTTATTGAGGTTTACGAAAATGATTACGATCCTCCTGCGCCAGTATTAAAAGAAGGATTGTACGCAGGTATCGATACAGTGCGGTCCTATTCAAATTGGACTTTAGGAGATAACTTTGAGAACCTGATACTGATAGGTACTAGTGCTATCAATGGTACAGGTAACGCTAGTGATAATAAAATTACTGGTAATAGTGTTAATAATCGTCTCGAAGGCGGTCATGGAAATGACACGCTTGACGGTAGCGCTGGCAGTGATACTTTAGTAGGTGGATTTGGTAACGACATCTTTATTGTTGATAATTCATTGGATTACGGCACAGAAAATGCAGGGGAAGGTACAGATACTTATCACTCTACAGCTACCTCCTTCGTAATGGATGCCAATGTAGAAAACCTCGTGATGTTTTCTGGTGCGGTTAGCGCTTACGGCACTTCAACAAACAACACGATGACGGGTAACTCCGCAAGCAATACGCTTGATGGTGCTGGAGGAAATGATAATCTGCTTGGTAAGCTTGGTAATGATACCTTAATTGGTGGTGCAGGAAACGATACTCTTGTGGGTGATGTTGGTGCAGATGTGTTGACTGGTGGCTCTGGTAAGGATATTTTTTACTTTAACACTAAGACTCAAGGCATAGACAAAATCACAGATTTTTCAGTTATGGATGATACTATCCAAGTTTCCAAAGCTGGTTTTGGTGGCGGACTTGTTGCCGGAAAGGCAATTTCTGCGGCTCAATTTGTTATTGGTTCTGCGGCTGCGGATAGTAGCGATCGCTTTATCTACAATCGCAATACCGGCGGTTTGTTCTTCGATGCTGATGGGAAAGGTGGAGTAAGTCAAGCACAACTAGCAACCCTCTCGCCTAACCTGGGACTAACAAATGCTGACATCTTTGTGATTGCCTAG
- a CDS encoding winged helix-turn-helix domain-containing protein, with amino-acid sequence MGYWGTQGYLSQQHKQEVLSWLRTRSCWQLEEVIEHLEDKYRVVFQSKQSYYDLLHQAGLSWKKSQSVNPKKNEQQIAQKKQQIIDLLLWHDQIAAGQVRVLFLDEDKRGCSSFEMVSATTVPYDSENFLPKLIKGWHLNVGGSPVCS; translated from the coding sequence TTGGGGTATTGGGGAACCCAAGGCTATTTAAGCCAGCAACACAAACAAGAAGTCCTGAGTTGGTTGCGCACTCGCAGTTGTTGGCAACTCGAAGAAGTAATCGAACACCTTGAAGACAAGTATAGGGTGGTGTTTCAATCGAAGCAAAGTTACTACGACTTATTGCACCAAGCAGGATTGAGTTGGAAAAAGTCGCAATCGGTCAATCCCAAAAAAAATGAGCAACAAATCGCCCAAAAAAAACAACAAATCATAGATTTGCTGCTGTGGCACGACCAAATTGCGGCAGGACAGGTGCGGGTGCTGTTCTTGGATGAGGACAAACGCGGCTGCTCATCGTTTGAGATGGTGTCAGCTACCACCGTTCCCTACGATTCCGAGAATTTCTTGCCCAAGTTAATCAAGGGTTGGCACCTGAATGTTGGTGGATCACCTGTGTGCAGTTAG
- a CDS encoding NB-ARC domain-containing protein yields the protein MDAEEALRLLDKLLQQQRLTDVQELILRLTWQKLTYAEIAERTNYEPDYIKFLGFQLWQLLSTALGEKVTKSNFKSVLRRKAEEFKIVDDSTSHQVKQAISPENHPQAIARKYQDWQKAIDVSGFYGRTPEIATLQRWIVEDRCRLVTLVGIGGIGKTALSVKVAQSVQDCFEFTIWRSLRDAPSLNALLTVLIKFISQQQEVHLPDTVGGRISRLIEYLQALRCLLILDNFETIFSSNQRAGSYRPGYEEYSELVQQIGEVPHQSCLLLTSREKPAEVAALEGETLPVRTLQLGGLHTPAGQEILLSKGLSGSVDETEKLIESYRGNPLALKIAATSILDLFDGSIADFLQQGTIVFNGIRNLLARQIQRLAPLEAQIMYWLAINREPVSAAQLQADIVPAVSRSQIVETLESLSWRSLIEKNTAGFTQQPVVMEYMIDQLIKQVCTEITTGTIQFFNRYALMKATAKDYIRDSQIRVIVAPILANLHAQFQASAAIEQQLQRMIALLRTEFTTPGYGGGNTINLLRQLQVDFSDYDFSGLTIWQAYLVGVNLHRVNFANAHFAQSTFTAALVNTLWVEFSHNAKLIVTSNANGSVRVWNAADDQHLRSYEGHIGWVWMVTFSPDGTMLASCGDDGKTLASGSHNETIRLWDVTKVTCLCTIRSPYPYEATNITNIQS from the coding sequence ATGGACGCAGAAGAGGCACTACGCTTATTGGATAAACTTTTGCAACAGCAAAGACTGACTGACGTGCAGGAACTTATACTACGCCTGACATGGCAAAAATTAACTTATGCAGAGATTGCAGAAAGAACTAATTATGAACCTGATTACATAAAGTTCCTTGGCTTTCAATTGTGGCAGCTACTTTCAACAGCACTAGGAGAGAAAGTAACCAAGAGTAATTTTAAGTCGGTTTTAAGACGAAAAGCAGAAGAATTTAAGATAGTAGATGATTCTACATCTCATCAAGTAAAACAAGCGATTAGTCCTGAAAATCATCCGCAAGCGATCGCACGCAAATACCAAGACTGGCAAAAAGCAATCGATGTTTCTGGATTCTACGGGCGCACTCCAGAAATTGCTACACTTCAACGCTGGATAGTCGAGGATCGGTGTCGGTTAGTCACACTCGTCGGTATAGGTGGGATCGGTAAAACTGCTTTATCAGTGAAAGTTGCACAAAGCGTGCAAGACTGCTTTGAGTTTACCATCTGGCGCAGTCTCCGCGACGCTCCATCGCTGAATGCATTATTGACAGTGCTGATCAAATTTATTTCCCAACAGCAGGAAGTTCATTTACCAGATACAGTAGGTGGTAGAATTTCACGATTGATTGAATACTTGCAGGCTTTGCGTTGTTTACTCATTCTCGATAATTTTGAAACAATCTTCAGCAGCAACCAACGCGCGGGGAGCTACCGCCCAGGCTATGAAGAGTACAGCGAATTAGTGCAACAAATCGGTGAAGTACCACATCAAAGCTGTTTATTACTAACCAGTCGCGAAAAGCCTGCGGAAGTCGCTGCCCTTGAAGGCGAAACTCTTCCGGTGAGAACATTACAACTTGGAGGATTGCACACACCTGCGGGACAGGAGATCTTACTATCCAAAGGGCTTTCGGGTTCGGTGGACGAGACTGAGAAATTGATTGAATCTTACCGAGGAAATCCACTCGCGCTCAAGATTGCCGCAACTTCAATTTTAGATTTATTTGATGGTAGCATTGCGGATTTTCTCCAGCAAGGAACGATTGTTTTCAATGGAATTCGCAATTTATTAGCACGCCAAATTCAACGGCTAGCACCTTTAGAAGCACAAATTATGTACTGGCTAGCGATTAATCGCGAACCCGTTTCAGCTGCACAGTTGCAAGCAGATATTGTGCCTGCGGTATCGCGATCGCAGATCGTCGAAACTTTAGAATCATTAAGTTGGCGATCGCTTATCGAAAAAAATACCGCAGGATTCACGCAACAACCTGTTGTCATGGAATACATGATCGATCAACTGATTAAACAGGTTTGTACAGAAATTACAACAGGTACAATTCAATTTTTCAATCGTTACGCGCTGATGAAAGCGACAGCCAAAGACTACATCCGAGACAGCCAAATTCGCGTAATTGTAGCGCCAATTTTAGCCAACTTACACGCGCAGTTTCAAGCTTCCGCCGCAATTGAACAGCAATTACAACGAATGATCGCGCTTTTACGAACCGAATTTACTACTCCAGGGTACGGCGGCGGTAACACAATTAATCTGTTACGTCAGTTGCAAGTTGATTTTAGCGATTATGACTTTTCTGGTTTAACGATTTGGCAAGCATATCTTGTGGGAGTGAACTTGCATCGAGTTAATTTTGCAAATGCTCATTTTGCCCAATCAACTTTTACCGCAGCTTTAGTTAATACCCTCTGGGTCGAATTTAGTCATAATGCTAAACTCATTGTGACGAGTAATGCTAATGGTAGTGTTCGCGTGTGGAATGCCGCAGACGATCAACACCTACGTAGCTACGAAGGACATATTGGTTGGGTGTGGATGGTGACTTTTAGCCCCGATGGTACAATGCTTGCCAGTTGCGGCGACGATGGCAAAACTCTCGCGAGTGGCAGTCACAACGAAACAATTCGGCTGTGGGATGTTACAAAGGTAACGTGTTTATGTACTATACGATCGCCTTATCCTTACGAAGCAACGAACATCACGAATATTCAGAGTTAA
- a CDS encoding DUF2993 domain-containing protein — translation MLFGGLSGLTNPTGTDWGERMLNTVASQTIRHLFTRSESVEVAVRCYPSSKLLQGSIDSFKMSGRGLVIRKDFYVEEMSFETDAVAIDFSSVLGGKLTLKQPTQAVAQVTLTEDGINNAFNAELVKKRLQNLSLPGLADISGGESISFSDVQVQLLPENEVKIAAKADISNGELVPISLKATLAVERRRRVAFQNPQFEAQDIPEAQRELSQTLTNALAEILNNMVDLDRFDLDGVMMRINRLETQGQKLIFSGYAQIDRIPGNA, via the coding sequence ATGTTGTTTGGCGGACTTAGTGGTTTAACCAATCCTACTGGCACTGACTGGGGAGAGCGGATGCTCAACACAGTTGCCAGCCAAACGATTCGCCATTTATTCACCCGTAGCGAATCGGTAGAAGTCGCTGTCCGCTGTTATCCCTCTAGTAAATTGTTGCAAGGTAGTATTGACAGCTTCAAAATGAGCGGTCGCGGTTTAGTGATTCGTAAAGACTTTTATGTCGAAGAAATGTCGTTTGAAACCGATGCGGTGGCGATTGACTTTAGCTCGGTTCTCGGCGGTAAACTCACGCTCAAACAACCTACGCAAGCGGTTGCGCAAGTTACCTTAACTGAAGATGGCATTAATAATGCTTTCAACGCTGAACTTGTCAAAAAACGCCTTCAAAATCTTTCTCTACCAGGCTTAGCCGATATTTCCGGTGGTGAGTCAATTTCTTTCAGCGATGTTCAAGTCCAACTATTACCAGAAAACGAAGTCAAAATTGCCGCTAAAGCAGATATCAGTAACGGCGAACTCGTACCAATTAGCCTAAAAGCAACTTTAGCAGTAGAACGACGCCGACGTGTCGCTTTTCAAAACCCCCAATTTGAAGCTCAAGACATTCCCGAAGCGCAACGGGAGCTTTCGCAAACTTTAACTAATGCTCTGGCAGAAATTTTGAATAACATGGTTGACCTAGATCGCTTTGACTTAGATGGCGTTATGATGCGGATCAACCGTTTAGAAACTCAAGGTCAAAAACTCATCTTCAGCGGCTACGCCCAAATTGATCGCATTCCTGGGAATGCCTAG